DNA from Fusobacteriaceae bacterium:
TAACCTACATATTATCCCATTATGGCAAACATGTCAAGCAATAAAATGTCAAAATGAAGTGTATACAAAAACTGGCCTGAATTCACGCGGAATTCGGGCAAAAAAGATTTTTTTGATTTGTTCATTCAAGCTTTAAATTTCAAGTTTCCGGTTTCTGGCGTCCACGCTCCATGTGTCAACAATTTCCCCGTGTTCGGCGACGAGAACGGCCGGATAGAGCGCTGTGGTCGGACAGATATGGGTGGGAATGACGTAGAGTTCCGTTCCGATGGCCGGAACCTCCCCCTCATGCCCCTCTTCCATCCGGAATACCCAGTGCTCTTCGCTCTGTCCCATTTCCACAACGTGGTCCAGACCGACGATCTTACCCCGGCTTCCGGGAGGGTCCGCAGCGATGCCCTTATGTCCGAGATCCAGGGTAAAATAGCCTTTCTCAGGATGGCTGACGACCCGGGTGAGAACGAGCGCCCCGGGTACAAAGGGCATGTCTTTGAATTTAGAACAGTATCCGTAATCCGACAGGAATAACGTTCCCGGCGACAAATAGACGCCTTCATGCCTGGCGTGGCAGGGAAAAGACGGCGTACCACCCATTACTAGAATTTCGCACGGGAGGTTTTTGGCCGCAAGCTCCTCTTTTACGGCGCGGATTTTTTCATGGACGGCGTCCACCGCGCTTTGACGCTCCTCAAGATCCGGTATGCCGTGATGGCCATCATAACAGTGAAATCCCCGCAGTTGGATTCCTGGTATCGGCGATGCCTTTTCATAAAAGGCCGCGCTTTGCGCGCAGGGCACGCCGGTTCGGTTCATCCCTAAATTCATGTCCACAAGGACCTGGTAGAATTCTCCGTTTTCCACGGCGCAATTCCCCAGTAATTTCAACTGTTTTAAATCGTCTCCGATCGCGAAAAATTCCGTATCCGGGTATGTCTTGACCAGTTTCGCGAAACGCTTGATATTGGGGCCGATCAGGGGATAGGCCACAATGACCCGGGGCGCTTTCAGCATCCCCAACATTTCCCCTTCCGCGATGGTTGCGCATTTGAATCTTTTGATGCCCATGGTCATTTGCAACAAGACCATTTCGCGCATTTTGTGCGATTTGATATGGGGCCAGAGGTTTTCCGCGGACTTTGCCACAGCGATGGCTTTTCTCGTGTTTTCTTCGATGATCTCTTTGTAATAAATCAATGCCGGCGTAATAATATTTTCCGTTTGCCTCAAAACATAGTTTTCTGACATCTTTCACCTCATTGCGCTGATTCTTGCGCTTTTAAAAAGAACTTCCGGTATAATTCCATGGCTTCATACAATTGCTTTTCTTCGAGAAATTCATCTTTGATGTGCGCCTGGTCAATACTTCCGGGCCCCCAGATGATTGCCTCGAAGCCTCCTTGATGAAACCATGACATATCGCAGCAGGCCGGAAAATACGTGATCTTCGGCTTATTGCCCCGATATTCCGCGTAGACGGCGCCGGCTGTCCGGACGATATCGGATGACGGCAGAACCGCACTGGGCGTCACCTGGATAAATTCTTCGATCGCCCAGCCGATTTCTTTGTGATGAAATAAATCCGTGAGAATCCCCTCGATTTTTCGCTCGAGGCTTTCCCGGGTATCACCGGGTACTGTCCTGCAATCCAGCACAACTTCACAGGTTCCGGGGATAATGTTATCCTTGATTCCGCCGTGGAGCACAGTGGCCGCCACAGTCGGCGGAGGCAGGATATCCGGCTTCATTTTCCCCAATGCTTCGTTCCATTGATCAATTTTCAGTAAAAACGCGGCCATCAGGGTTAAAGCGTTAATTCCCGCGTCCGGTTGCCCCGCGTGACACTGCTTTCCCTTGATCGTCACCCGAAAGCGAATGACGCCTCTGTGCGCGATATTCAATTGATTGCCGGTCGCCTCGCCGACGACGACCCAGTTTCTTTTTCCTTTTTGAAAATTTTGGATAAACCGCTTTGTCCCGATTCCGTCGACTTCTTCATCGGCCACAAAGGCCAGTACCAATTCACAATTGCCTTTTACCGCCCCTTCTCTCTTCAAGCGGATCGCCGCCGTGATCATGGCCGCGATGGCGCCTTTCATATCGCAAGTTCCGCGTCCGTATAAGTATTCTCCTTCTTTCGTCAGCGTAAACGCTTCTTTTGTCCAGCCTTCACCGGCGGGGACCACGTCAAGATGCCCGTTGAGTATCAGTTTACAGGGGCCTTCCCCGGTTCGCGCGATGATGTTCGCCCTGTTTTCTCCGACAATCTGAAGCTCCGTCGAAAAGCCTTCCCGCTTCAGCAAGCCTTCGATATATTCGGCAACCGGCTTTTCATCCCCGGGTTTGTTCACGCTTTGAAACGATATCAGATCCCGCAGAATCTCCAAGGCCATTTCTTTGTATACGTCCATAATCCGTCCTTATCTGATAAAGCTGGCCAGATACATCGTAAGCGGCGGGCAGTAGGCCACAACGAGGATGACGATCGCGCCGGAGATAAAGAAAGGAACCAGATCCTTTGTACATTCCTCAATGGATATTTTCGCGATGTTGCAAGAGATAAAAAGCGTCGTTCCCACAGGCGGGGTAAAAAGACCCATGGCCAGCGAACACAGCACGATGATCCCCATGTGTATGGGATCGACGCCGATACCGGCCGCGATCGGCATAAAGATCGGCAGGAAAATATAGAGATTCGGGACATTGTCCATAACCATCCCGGCCAGGAACAGGATCATGATCATCACGAAAAGCAACATGCCGCCCGGGAGCTTGAGGTTGAGCAGCGCCCGCGCGATTTTTGTTGGGATGTTGTTGCTGATCAGGATCCACTGCATGATGGTGGCGGTGCAGACGACCATCATGACTACCGTCGTACCGATTGCTGAATCCCGCAGGGCCCGGAAGATCTTTTTGATCGTCAGCGTCCGATAGACGAAAATCCCCAGGATCAGCGAATAAACCACACAGATGGAAGCGGATTCCGTCGGCGTCGCGATCCCTAAAATAATGCTTCCCAGCATAAAAATCGGAAAGAGCATGGCCCAGAAGGCGACAATGCTTGCCGACAAAATTTCTTTCAACGACGCCCTTTTTTCTCTCGGATACTTGTTTTTGAGCGCCATCCATACGGTTACGGCAAGATAGGTCAATCCGATCAGAATTCCCGGGATGGCGCCCGCCAGAAACAGTTTGGCGACGGAAAGCCCGGTGATATAGGAAATCACGATCATGGTACTGCTGGGCGGAATAATGATCCCCACGACGGAACTCGTGGCGTTGATGGCCGCCGAAAAAGATTTCGGGTATCCTCTGTCATTCATTTCGGGAATGAGGATCGCGCCTACGGATGAGGCGTCCGCTACGGAAGAGCCGGAAATTCCCGCCATGATCATACTCGTTACCACCGAAACGCAACCCAGACCGCCGGGCAGTTGCCGCACAAGAATACTCGCGAAATTGATGAGCTTTTTGGCGATTCCGGCCTCCACCATCAGATTTCCCGCCAAAATGAAGAAAGGAACGGCCAGAAATGCGAAGGATTGGGTATTGGAAAAGAATTTCTGGGCCGCGAGAGCGGTGGAAATTCCCCGAAACTGCATAAAAAGAAGAGAACCCGTTCCCATGGCGAAGGCGATCGGCACGCCGATAACGATAAAAATGGCAAAAGTCGCGAACATAAGGATTAACATTTTTCTTCACCGCCCGTTTTCAAGATATCAAACAGGATGTATTTGATGAGATTGTAGGATACCACCAGAGCAACTCCACTAAATCCCACCACCATGGAACCATAGGTAAACATTTTGCTGATTCCCGTCAAAACCAGAATCTCGTTTCGGAGAGAAAGGCTCAGACTGAACGAAGCGATGATCATGGAAACCGAAAAATACAGCATTACCATGTGTACCAGAATTTCGATCACGTGCCGCGTCGTCCCCTTGAACCGCTCCTTGATGAAAACAAGGGCGGTGTTTCCGTTACTTTTCGCTATGGCGATGGCGCTCAGCGCCACGATCCACGGAAACAAGAGGTTTGTCATCTCACTGGTGATCACGATAGGACGCTTGAACACGTAGCGGCAAAGGACTTCCATAAACACGAATCCGGTCAGTACCGCCATCATAATACCCGCGATTCCGCTCAAAACATCTGTGATGAGGTAAATTGTTTTTTCTAATTTTTTCATTGGTCTTCCTCTCCCCATATCCTTCCCGATTGTTCCTATTTTTTGTATTCTTTGATGATCGCGCTCACTTTTTCGTCGGCGCCGGAATAAAAGATTTCATAGACAGGTTTTGCCGCCTCGGCGAAAGCCGCCGGATCCGGATGCGTAATCTTTTTGAACCCGTTTTTCATCATTTCAAGATATTTGCTGTCGGCGTTTACCGCGTACGCTCTCGATACTTCCTGCGCCTTTGCCGCTCCCTCAAGAATGATTTTTTGCGTTTCCGCGTCCATGCTCTCGAATTTTTTGTCGTTCATAATAAAATTGATCGCATAGTAGAATACATTGACTACGGCGAGGTAATCCTGGACTTCAAAGAATTTTTGCTGATAAATCGCGTCAATGGGGTTGAACTGCCCGTCAACGACGCCCTGGCTCATGCCGAGGTACAATTCGGAGAAAGGCAGCGTTGTCACGGAACATCCGAGACTCTCAAAGGTCTTGATGGAAGCGCCTTCGTTGGGAGAGCGCATTTTGAGTCCTCTCATGTCCGCTACGCTTTCAATGGCCCGTTTGTTGTTTGTGATCTGCGCCATGCCCAGATCTCCCCATCCGATGATCTTATACCCGAATTTCTTCGCGATTTCCTTGTAGCGTTCTCCAAGCACGCCTTCCTGCAGTTTATGTCCTTCGTCAAAATTCTTTACGAGAAAGGGAAGCGTAATCCCGGAAAATGAGGGATCCACGGTGGACATGCTCGAACATCCCGGCAGAGAAAAATCCAGGACGCCGATCTTGACCATTTCGATCATTTCCTGCTCGGAACCGAGGGTTCCGGCGGCAAATAATTCCACGGAAATACGCCCCTTGCTTTCCTTTTCGACGTATTCCTTGAATGTCTTCGCCATTTCCCCGCGGACGGAATCCTCCACCGTATTGTAGCCCAGCTGGAATTTGTAATCTTTTGCCTGTACCACAAGCCCGGACAGCAAAATTCCCATCAGAATGACCTTCAGCAGCAATGCAACTTTTTTCATTTGTTCCTCCTTTATTTTGATGTAAGTGAACTAGTATTCCCTGTGATTCCCGGTTACTTTATCCTCGCGATGAGCTCCACCTCCGTGGTGATATCCGTCGGGAGCACATTCACGCCGAGGGCGCATCTTGTGTGCTTTCCTTTATCACCGAAGACTTCCATCATCAGATCGGAAGCCCCATTGATGACCTGCGGCTGTCCGTAAAAGTCGTCGGCGCTTGCCACAAAACCTTTCAAATGAACGATCTCTTCGATATTGTCCAAATCCCCGACCGCTTTTTTCATTTGCGCGAGCAGATTATACGCGCAATATTTTGCCGATTGATAGCCTTCCTCGGCCGTGCGTTCTTTGCCGACCTTTCCGGTAAAGAGCTGCTGGCCGTTAATGATGGGCCCCTGGCCGGAAACGAACAGCAGATTCCCTACGATCTTATAGCTTGTGTATGAAGCGATGGGCGTGGGGGGCGTCGGCAGTTCAATTCCCAATTCTTTCAGTCTGTTTTCGATGATCATGATTTATGCTCCTCCTTAAAATTTTTCTCTGTTTTCATGGATTTCATCCAGATAATTGTACAGCGTGAATTTTGATATCCCGAATACGTTGCATATTTTTGTGTTTGATTTGCTGATCAAGAGCGCCCCTTTTTCATCCAGGTAACGCAGCGCCCGTATTTTGTCTTCTCTGGTCATTTCCGCCACCGGTTTTCCGACGATCTCCAGGCTCCCGTTGATCAGATAGGTAAGCAAATCGGAAACATTCGTTGCGAAAAATTCTTCGGAAGTCCGCGCGTTGGAGTCAGGCAGTTTGGAATCCAAATAATCCCTGATTTTCATGGTTTTCGTGACGTCGCTGTTGACGCAAAGGGCGCCGATGAAGTGGCCTTGATCATTTTTCAGATACATTGTGGAAGACATCAGGGTTTTCCCGTCTTTCGTCTTTGTCACATAATTCGTCTTCAGATCCTTTGTCTCTGTGCCTTTGATGACTTCCAGCCCCAAGTTGCTGCCGCAGTCTCCGATATTCCGTCCCGTGATGTGGTTGTTTTCGATGGCGACAATACTCCTGTCATAGCCTTTCGACCAGTCATGGAGCACAATCTCCGTTTCATCTCCAAATTGCGCTTTCAGCAATTGCATCAAATTTTTGAAAAATTCCATTTCTTCGTCAATCGTTTTCATGCTTTCACTCCTCACTGCAGGCTCATTTTCTCTTTAGATATAAATTCAAGCATAAATTCAAATTATTATTATTTTGAAATTTATCAAAAATCAAACTTTTTTTCATACAACAATACTATACGCTTCTTCTGCTGTTTTGTCAAGGGAAAATTTTGCCTTTGACCATGAAATCTTATTTTTCCTGACAACGCGCTTGTTTGCGCGCATAATGCAGCGCAAATAATCAGCGTATTTCTCCCGATTAAAGCCGGAAAACACAAAAAAGGCCGGAAACCTTCCAGCCTTTTTCAAATTTTCTTATCTTTCGGCTACGGTACAGGCGCCCTTCTCACGAGTCACAGTCAGGCTCGTCCGCGGGAAAATCCATCACGGATTTCAGCATATGCTCGCTGACGATCTGCTCAAATTCGGGGTCATCCTGATAGAGATCATCGAGAAGCGCCCGGATGTAGGTCACCATTTTCCGGTATTTCGGCAGATCCGTCTCGTGAGAATAGCTGTCCGCGATGGCGATGATCGGGATCAAGCGGTCGAGAAGATTGACCAAAAAACGCAAAAGGTCGACAAAAGGCTCGGGATTTTCCCGGATGGCGTCCCGGTCAAGCTGATCGATGACGGAATAGGGATATTTGCCGCCGAATGAACTTTTTTCTTTCATGAAATTACTCCGTTTGGCGCTCTTAACAATAACGCCCCAGAAAATCTTTGATTTTGCTGTCAAACAGCTGCGGTTGGAGAATGCCCGCCATATGACCCACATCGCTGTCAATCACATAGAGTTCCGCGTTGCCGCCGAGCCAATTGATCCGATCCACGGTCCACTTTACAAATTCCGCCGGGTGCATGAGATCGCTCCGACAGGGTACGGCCAGCACGCGGGCTTTGATCCGGGAAAGGGCCTCGTCGAGATTTCCGCCGAAATGGCGGGAAATATCGTGGTTCATAAAGATGCGACACGTGTAGATCCAGTGATTCAGGTCGACCAGGGCGGACCGCTCCACCTGGAGCTTGTACAGCTGATCTTCCACGGTGGAGAAAGCGAGTACGTCTTTGTAACAGTCGACATCGGCGCTGTTTCTTTTGTAGGTCCGCTCGAGATAAGGAGCGGAAAAGGCGCCCACGGTCATGATTTGCAACGCAAGATATAAACTTTCGTCCGGTTGCTCCGCCTCGTTGTAGTAATTCCCGCCGTGCCATTTGGGATCCAGCTTTGCCGCCCGGATCGCGTGCTGCAAAGAGATAAAGGACGTAAATGACGGATGCACCGGCGTCGCGATAACCGGAATGATCACGTCCACCCATTGGGGATAATGAACGGCCCACTCATAGGAAATGATGCCGCCGGCGGACGCGCCCATTGCCGCTTTGAGATGGCTTATGCCCAGTGACTCCAGTAAGGCCTTTTGCGTATGGACAATATCCGTCACAGTGGGCACGGGAAAGGAAAGGGCGTAGCGCTTGCCCGTGGCGGGATTTACGGAATACGGGCCCGTCGTATGGACAAAGCTCGATTTTACAGCGCAATTGCAGAGATTATCCGTACTGATCACGAAATATTTATTCGTATCCACCGCTTTTCCCGGGCCGATAAGACCGTCCCAATATCCGGCCAATTCGTCGGTTTCGGCGTATTTTCCCGCACAATGGCTCGTCGCGGAGAAATAATGGGAGACAAGAATAACATTATCTTTTGCCGCGTTGAGCGTACCGAAGGTCTCGTATCCGATTTCCACCGGAATCGTCGGTCCGTATTCAAAGGCAAAATTCTCGATCTTGAAAACCTGTTTTTTTGTCAACAAGGCCATGGTTCACCTCCCGAAGTTTCTTCAGACAATGCCGGCAAAGGTCAAAAGGATCCCGACTGCGGTCATGATGAACGGAATGATTACCGTCAAGACAAAAACGTGTTTGTAGGAATCCCTTGGCGTAACGCCGCAGACCGAGCACATCAGAATGAAGGTGGCGCAGTGGGGCAGCGTATCCAAGCCGCAGCAGGCGATAACCATGATTCTATGGAAAGCGGCGGGATTGATCCCCGTGGCCAGATAGTTGGGAAGCATCAGGTTCGCAAAGATCTGCAATCCGCCGAGGGCCGTTCCCGTAATACCCGCGACGACATTGACCGCGAATACGGCGGAAACATAGGGATTGAAGGTCGTGGTCAGGCTGTTGGCGAAGTTGATAAAATACTGGAACGCCGGAGCGATCTGTACTACGCCCGCAAAGCCCATAACGCCGCCCGTCAAAAATGTGGCCGGGATACTGTTCCAGAATCCGTTGACAAATGTCTTGACAATTTTTCCTTTCAAGGTCTTGTAATTCAGCAGCACGTTGAGGAACATGGCCGTCAAAAGCGAAGTCAGGATCGTATGCAGCGCGGGCATCATGCTCTTCAGGATAAACATCATGACAATTACGGTAATGATGGGGATGATCGACGTCGCAAAGGGAGGCAGGGACTTATCTTCTATGGCTTCAATGGCGTCGGAACCGGATACGACATAGCCGATACCTTTTTCCACGTCTCTGCCGCTGACGATCTTCAAGTACAGACTGCCCAAAACGAGACCCAGCAGCCCGATGATCGTTCCCATGATCGGCGCCGCGTAAGCGTTTGTCCCGAGGTTATACTGGGGTTGTGTCAAAAGCGCGTTTGTGAGGGTCGGATTGCCGGGAAAGGCGAGACAGAGGGAAACGGAAGCCGCCAAAACGATGCCCGGCAGGTAATTTTTGGAAATGTTCGCTTTTCTGAAAAGAGGAGCGGCTATAGGATAAATGGCAAATACGATAACAAATGCGCTGATCCCGCCCAAAGCCAGAATCAAGGTTACCAAAAGCGCCGCCACCGCCGCCATTTTGGTACCGCACAATTTAAACAACTTTGCCGCGACGGACTCCGCCGCGCCGGAGACTTTCATGAACTCGCCGTAGGCCGCGCCCAGCCCGAACTGCAGGAAGTAGCTTCCCACAAAAGCCCTCATGGCGTTGGCGTAATCTCCCGTAATAGACGGCCAGAACGGCAACCAGTTTGTTACTGCAACGATAGCTGCGGCAATCAATGACGCGATGAATGCATTCAGCCCTTTGTAGCTCAGGATAACCAATGCTGCGATTGCGATGAGTAAACCGATAACTCCTATCATTTGCAAACCTCCGCGTTTAAAGCCCGTCGGCTCTTATATGTAAAGGGCCCTCCTTTTGAGGCAGGGTTGTCCTTTTTTCGTCGAAGGCGTTCCTGATTCGGTTAAATTGTACGGAGACATAATTATCCCACAATTGTAGCATACTGACAACAAAAAGTCAAACTATTTTTCCTTTGAAATCGGCGGTATGACCGCGCGAATCCTAGTCGCTTATGTGTAGCTCGCGCCACAATCGAACACATCGTTCTGATAAAGTGCAAAATCAAGCAAAATCACAAAAATTTTGCATAAAAATCTTGCCGTTTCTTGAAAAAAGGCGTAAACTAGTCAAGAGATACTAATTTTTTTACACAGGGGGTACACATGAAAACACTCAAGACAAAACTATTCCTTTTTTTCCTGCTTCTTTCCCTGCTTCCCGTTTTTTCTTCCGCTAAGGCTTTTCCGAAGGATCTGGTCGTCGCGCAACAGGCGGATCCGAAAACGCTGGATCCCGCCGCGACCATCGACGTTTATTCGCACAACATCAATCTGAGCATCTATGACAGGCTGTTTGACTGGTCTTCGGAAATGAAGGCGGAACCGAGTCTGGCGGAACGCTATGAGCAAAAAGACCCGACGACGCTGTACATCAAGCTGCGGGAAGGCGTCAAATTCCATAACGGAGATGAGCTGACCGCAGAAGACGTGAAATTTTCCCTGGAACGGGCCGCCAAAGCCCCGGCGTCCATGACATTTTTCGCAAGCATCGAAAAAGTGGATATCCTGTCAAAATATGAAGTCAACATCATCACCAAAACGCCCTATGGTCCGCTGATCAGTTCTCTGGCCCACGCCTGCGGCTCCATTTTGAGTAAAAAATATGTCGAATCCGGAAATCCGAACATCTTCTTTGAGCCCGTAGGTACGGGCCCCTTCAAGTTTGACTCCTGGAAAGTGAGCGACCGGATCATTCTCACGGCGAATAAAGACTATTTCGGCGGCGCGCCCTACGTGGAGCGGCTCGTTTTCCGGAATATCCCGGAAGGCGTGAGCAGGGCCATCGCCCTCGAAACAGGGGAAATTGACATGGTCTTGGCCGTGGACATCACCGACCGCGGCAGAATCGAGGAAAATCCTCATCTTGTCCTGCATTCCACCCCGTCTCTGGGACTGAACTTTATCGGTCTGAACTGTGAAAAGGGCCCCACAAGCGACGTGCGCGTGCGTCAAGCCATCCAGATGACGATCAATTCCACGGACATCGCCGACGCCGCCTACAACAAACGGGCCATGCCGACTTATACGGTAATCCCGCCGGGCGTTCTCGGCTACGAAAAATTGCCGCCCTACGAACTCAGCGTGGAAAAAGCGAAAAAACTCCTTGCCGACGCGGGGTATCCCAATGGGCTCAAACTGCGCTTCTGGACAAATGAAAACCAGTCCCGGAAAGACACGGCGGTCATTCTCCAGGAACAGCTGCGGGCCATCGGGATCGAGCTCTCCATTGAAATCCTCGAATGGTCGGCGTATATCGAAAAAATCAGCAAGGTGGAACAGGATCTTTATATGCTGGGCTGGCCCGGCGCCACCGACCCCGACGGCTGTCTCTACCCGATGTTCCATTCCTCCAATAAAGGCTCGGCCGGAAATATGTCCTTCTACGACAACAAAAAAGTGGACGAACTGCTCGATAAAGGCAGAACATCCGTGGATCCCGCGGAACGGGAAAGCGCTTACCGGGAAGCCGCGAAAATCATCCGGGAAGAAGTGGGCGTGTACGCTCTCGTGATCCCCAATGTCGCCGTCGGCGCGCAGGATTACCTCGAAGGTTTCTTCGCGTATCCGACGTTTATGCATCTGTTCAAAAACGTTAAAAAGAATCTCAAATAAATCGCCATCCATGAAAAAAGAGCTGTCGCCGGTCCTTTGCCGCGACAGCTCTTTTTTTTTCTTATTTCATAAATTCAATGAATTCCTTTGCCGCTTTTTCGAATTTTTCCCGGTTTTCCGGCGAGGCCTCGGGTTCGGATACGCCGAAAATGGCGCGGATCCATTGCCCGTCGGTGGGGTTGGGGAAAAGGATGAAGCGGTTCCCGAAGAGGGCTTTGTCCTCTTCCATCCGGGCCATGCGCTTTTTGACGTCGCATTCATAGTACGCCCGCCTGAAATCATTCATGTTGTCCCCGAGAAAGCAAACGATCTCGTGGGTTTTGGCGATTTCCTTCTGCCGGGCTTCCTTGTCGGAGGAGCCGATCAACACCGTGACGTGGGTCTCGTCCGCATATGGGTATTCCAGTCTTTTGAGCTGCTCCATGACATATCCCGTCGTTTTGTCCCCTTGATTCCGACTCGTGATGTAGAAAACCGCCACATCCGATTCTTTACATAATTTGAGAAAATCCGGCGCGCCCGGCGCAGGGATCATTTCGTATTTCGGAAGCCAATTTGCCCAGAGGTCGTCGTCGAAAAACTCTTTTTGCGCCGCGATCAGGGTTCCCCAGTATCGTAGCGGCAGGACTACCGTATCATCCAGATCCGTTATGACCGCGAGGGGGCTGTCTCCGGCCTTTCTGTTCCGACAAGCCTCTTGGACGCGGGCTGTGGCGACATTGTAACCCTGATAGTATAACGCGCGGTATTCCGCCGCCGTCTGCTTCCACGCCGCCGCCATCGTCAGCATATTGCTTTGGGGGGATTCTTCTGTTTCTTTTCTGAATTCCGCTTTGTCGTTTTTCATGATCATTCCCTTGAAGGTCGAGTCTTTGCCGCCGGTTTTTGTAACCTGATTATACACCCGGACAGGCGGATTGTCAAGGGGTGGGGGGAACGAGCGCCCGCCCCCGACCTTTTCCTTGACATCACCCCTGATTTTGCGTATAATGATCGTGGAAGAATCAGACAAATTTTGACTGAAAAGGACGTCACAGACGAGGTGAGGAAAACGGAAATCAAGGAAAGACTGGCCGCCTTGCGAAGGGAAATGGCCTCGCGGGGGATCGACGCGTATTATATCCCGTCCACGGACCCGCATCTGAGCGAATACGTGGGGGAACGCTTCAAGGCGCGGGAATTTATCAGCGGTTTTACAGGCTCGGCGGGGACTGCCGTCGTCACCCGGGAGGAGGCCGCCCTTTTTACCGACGGCCGTTACTTTATTCAAGCGGCCCGCCAGCTGGAAGGGACGGGATTCACCCTGCACAGGATAGGCGAACCGGGGGTCACGCCCTGCCCAGAGTATGTGGCGAAACTTCTGCCGGAAAAGGGAGTTCTGGGCTTTGACGGGCGGGTCGTTTCCGTCGAGAGCGCCCTTGAAATTCGCGAGAAGGCCGGGGGAAAAGCCTTTGACATCAAAAGCGGCGAAGATCTGGTGGATCTGATCTGGCGGGACCGGCCGGCCCAGGTCCTGACGGAGGCCTTTACGCTGCCGGCGGCGCTGACGGGCGCGGGCTTCGGGGACAAGCTCGCCCGTATCCGTGAAAAAATGCGGGAAAAGGGCTGCGATTACCATGTGGTCGCCTCCCTCGACGACATCGCCTGGATCTTCAACCTGCGGGGTCACGACGTCAGGAATAATCCCGTGAACCTCGCCTACGCGGCCTTTACGCCGGCCAGGGCGATCTTGTATATCGACGAACACAAACTTACGCCCGCGGTCAAGGACGAGCTTCTGAAAAATCATATCGTGCTCAGGGATTATGAAGATATTTACCGGGAAATCGAAGAAATCGAAGGGAAAACCGTCCTTCTGGACAAGGCGAAAATCAATTACCGGATTTATGAGGCTTTGCGGGAGAAAAACCGCGTTATCTTCGCGGAAAATCCCTCATTTTTGATGAAGGCCTGCAAGAACGAAACGGAGCTCGCCCACATCCGGGAAGCCCATCTCCGCGACGGCGTCGCCTGTACCCTGTTTCTGCACTGGCTCAAGGAAGAGATCATCGCCAAAGGGCTTACGGAAAGTCTGACGGAGATCGACATCGCCGAAAAGCTGGAGAGCTTCCGAAAGGCGCAGAAAGACTATGTGGAGCCCAGCTTCAACACGATCGCCGCCGTCGGCGAAAACGCGGCCATGATGCACTACCGGGCGGATCCGGCCCATCCGGTTCCCCTTGTGAGCGGAAAACTCCTGCTGATCGATTCCGGCGGACAGTATCCCGACGGGACCACGGACATCACCAGGACCTTTGCCCTGGGGCGCGTGGATCAAAAACTCAAGACGCATACGACCCTTGTCCTCAAGGGAATGCTTTCGCTGGCCAAGGCCAAATTCCTCCACGGCGTGACGGGCACGAGCCTTGACG
Protein-coding regions in this window:
- a CDS encoding helix-turn-helix transcriptional regulator, with protein sequence MKTIDEEMEFFKNLMQLLKAQFGDETEIVLHDWSKGYDRSIVAIENNHITGRNIGDCGSNLGLEVIKGTETKDLKTNYVTKTKDGKTLMSSTMYLKNDQGHFIGALCVNSDVTKTMKIRDYLDSKLPDSNARTSEEFFATNVSDLLTYLINGSLEIVGKPVAEMTREDKIRALRYLDEKGALLISKSNTKICNVFGISKFTLYNYLDEIHENREKF
- a CDS encoding homoserine O-acetyltransferase — protein: MALLTKKQVFKIENFAFEYGPTIPVEIGYETFGTLNAAKDNVILVSHYFSATSHCAGKYAETDELAGYWDGLIGPGKAVDTNKYFVISTDNLCNCAVKSSFVHTTGPYSVNPATGKRYALSFPVPTVTDIVHTQKALLESLGISHLKAAMGASAGGIISYEWAVHYPQWVDVIIPVIATPVHPSFTSFISLQHAIRAAKLDPKWHGGNYYNEAEQPDESLYLALQIMTVGAFSAPYLERTYKRNSADVDCYKDVLAFSTVEDQLYKLQVERSALVDLNHWIYTCRIFMNHDISRHFGGNLDEALSRIKARVLAVPCRSDLMHPAEFVKWTVDRINWLGGNAELYVIDSDVGHMAGILQPQLFDSKIKDFLGRYC
- a CDS encoding ABC transporter substrate-binding protein gives rise to the protein MKTLKTKLFLFFLLLSLLPVFSSAKAFPKDLVVAQQADPKTLDPAATIDVYSHNINLSIYDRLFDWSSEMKAEPSLAERYEQKDPTTLYIKLREGVKFHNGDELTAEDVKFSLERAAKAPASMTFFASIEKVDILSKYEVNIITKTPYGPLISSLAHACGSILSKKYVESGNPNIFFEPVGTGPFKFDSWKVSDRIILTANKDYFGGAPYVERLVFRNIPEGVSRAIALETGEIDMVLAVDITDRGRIEENPHLVLHSTPSLGLNFIGLNCEKGPTSDVRVRQAIQMTINSTDIADAAYNKRAMPTYTVIPPGVLGYEKLPPYELSVEKAKKLLADAGYPNGLKLRFWTNENQSRKDTAVILQEQLRAIGIELSIEILEWSAYIEKISKVEQDLYMLGWPGATDPDGCLYPMFHSSNKGSAGNMSFYDNKKVDELLDKGRTSVDPAERESAYREAAKIIREEVGVYALVIPNVAVGAQDYLEGFFAYPTFMHLFKNVKKNLK
- a CDS encoding aminopeptidase P family protein, whose amino-acid sequence is MTEKDVTDEVRKTEIKERLAALRREMASRGIDAYYIPSTDPHLSEYVGERFKAREFISGFTGSAGTAVVTREEAALFTDGRYFIQAARQLEGTGFTLHRIGEPGVTPCPEYVAKLLPEKGVLGFDGRVVSVESALEIREKAGGKAFDIKSGEDLVDLIWRDRPAQVLTEAFTLPAALTGAGFGDKLARIREKMREKGCDYHVVASLDDIAWIFNLRGHDVRNNPVNLAYAAFTPARAILYIDEHKLTPAVKDELLKNHIVLRDYEDIYREIEEIEGKTVLLDKAKINYRIYEALREKNRVIFAENPSFLMKACKNETELAHIREAHLRDGVACTLFLHWLKEEIIAKGLTESLTEIDIAEKLESFRKAQKDYVEPSFNTIAAVGENAAMMHYRADPAHPVPLVSGKLLLIDSGGQYPDGTTDITRTFALGRVDQKLKTHTTLVLKGMLSLAKAKFLHGVTGTSLDVLAREPMWKEGIDYKCGTGHGIGFFLNVHEGPQRIATSWNPQVLEEGMIITDEPGIYIENSHGIRIENELVVRKAEKTEFGQFMTFETLTFAPIDLDCVIPELLSPEERDFLNAYHADVYGKIAPRLPEELRPWLAKVTRSV